In Deltaproteobacteria bacterium, the following proteins share a genomic window:
- a CDS encoding CoA transferase, translated as MAGPLSGIRVVDLSRVLAGPFCTMILGDLGADVIKVERPGTGDDTREWGPPFAAGESAYYLCVNRNKRSVALVLKTEEDAGIARDLAAASDVVVENFRVGVAAKMGLGYEELKGRNPRLVYCSITGYGQTGPYREVPGYDFIIQAMSGLMSITGESGGEPMKLGVATVDLTTGLYAAVAILAALRERDRSGRGQRIDLSLMDSAISWLANVGSNYLVSGEVGGRYGNAHANIVPYQVFRAKDRRIAVGIGNDGQWRKFCEIAGARELASDPRFATNPDRVKNRGELIPLLEKIFPGRDSSFWIENLWREGIPAGPIHSVDAVLADPHAAAREMIVEMDHPAAGKVRLIGSPMKFSGTPVEYRLPPPLLGEHTAAVLKERIVAE; from the coding sequence ATGGCCGGTCCGTTGAGCGGGATCCGCGTGGTCGATCTTTCGAGGGTCCTCGCGGGGCCTTTCTGCACGATGATCCTCGGCGACCTGGGGGCCGACGTGATCAAGGTGGAGAGGCCGGGGACGGGGGACGACACGCGGGAATGGGGCCCCCCGTTCGCGGCCGGCGAATCGGCGTACTACCTCTGCGTCAACCGGAACAAGCGAAGCGTCGCGCTGGTCCTGAAGACGGAGGAAGACGCGGGGATCGCGCGGGATCTCGCGGCCGCGAGCGACGTCGTGGTCGAGAACTTCCGCGTCGGCGTTGCCGCGAAGATGGGGCTGGGGTACGAGGAGCTGAAGGGAAGGAATCCGCGCCTCGTCTACTGCAGCATCACGGGGTACGGACAGACCGGGCCCTACCGCGAAGTCCCCGGGTACGATTTCATCATCCAGGCGATGAGCGGGCTGATGAGCATCACGGGGGAGAGCGGCGGGGAGCCGATGAAGCTCGGCGTGGCGACCGTGGACCTTACGACCGGACTGTACGCCGCCGTGGCGATCCTGGCGGCGCTCCGGGAACGCGACAGGAGCGGGCGGGGGCAGCGCATCGACCTTTCGCTCATGGACTCGGCGATCTCCTGGCTCGCCAACGTCGGGAGCAACTACCTCGTTTCGGGGGAGGTCGGCGGCCGCTACGGAAACGCCCATGCGAACATCGTCCCCTACCAGGTGTTCCGTGCGAAGGACCGGCGCATCGCGGTCGGAATCGGGAACGACGGCCAGTGGCGGAAATTCTGCGAGATCGCGGGCGCCCGGGAGCTGGCCTCGGACCCGCGGTTCGCGACCAATCCCGACCGGGTGAAAAACCGGGGAGAGTTGATCCCGTTGCTGGAGAAGATCTTCCCGGGCCGCGACAGCTCCTTCTGGATCGAAAACCTGTGGAGGGAAGGGATCCCGGCCGGCCCGATCCACTCCGTGGACGCCGTCCTGGCCGATCCCCACGCCGCCGCAAGGGAAATGATCGTCGAGATGGACCACCCCGCCGCCGGGAAGGTGCGGCTGATCGGATCGCCCATGAAGTTCTCGGGGACGCCGGTCGAGTACCGGCTTCCTCCGCCCCTCCTGGGCGAGCATACCGCCGCCGTTCTGAAGGAACGGATCGTCGCCGAATAG
- a CDS encoding C4-dicarboxylate ABC transporter permease has protein sequence MTDRRAGENGPETAGLDIGVSEEALKEAEKFVEAEEGAASHFQGKIRTFLVAVGVLMSLFHLYAAYGIVPAQVLRAIHVGLVLFLTFFLFPAAPRFRDRIMAFDVVLALLSVAAIV, from the coding sequence GTGACCGACAGGCGCGCCGGGGAAAACGGACCGGAGACCGCCGGGCTCGACATCGGGGTCAGCGAAGAGGCCCTGAAGGAAGCCGAAAAATTCGTGGAGGCCGAAGAGGGGGCGGCCAGCCACTTCCAGGGGAAGATCCGGACGTTTCTCGTCGCGGTGGGCGTCCTCATGTCGCTCTTCCACCTGTACGCCGCCTACGGGATCGTACCCGCCCAGGTCCTGCGGGCCATCCATGTCGGACTGGTCCTTTTCCTCACGTTCTTCCTGTTCCCGGCGGCCCCGAGGTTCCGCGACCGGATCATGGCGTTCGACGTCGTCCTGGCCCTCCTGTCGGTCGCCGCCATCGTC
- a CDS encoding TAXI family TRAP transporter solute-binding subunit has product MKRSVPAVLSLALALFALPAMAEEKTRLSVVTGGTGGVYYPLGGAVANVLSKHLPGIAATAEVTSASIDNLKLIGAGKADIAFTMSDSAWEGFNGTGKFPGKVPLRAIVVLYANKTQVVTVQGRGIEKMSDLKGKRISTGAPGSGTELIALRLLEAYGLNPEKDVKREKLSVAESVGAIKDNKIDAFIWSGGLPTAAVVDLGATPGQKIKLLDHSDAIPAMVKKYGPMYIKDRIPAKTYPGQDKEVSILSVWNILAVNEKLDDKLAYRITKTIFEKKPELVAVHKEAQHISLESQLQGGSPIPFHPGALKYFAEMGVKKH; this is encoded by the coding sequence ATGAAGCGGTCCGTTCCGGCCGTTCTGTCGCTCGCCCTGGCGCTTTTCGCCCTCCCGGCGATGGCGGAGGAAAAGACGCGCCTTTCCGTCGTCACCGGCGGAACGGGCGGCGTGTACTACCCGCTGGGGGGGGCCGTCGCGAACGTGCTGTCCAAGCATCTGCCGGGCATCGCGGCCACCGCGGAGGTGACGAGCGCCTCGATCGACAACCTGAAGCTCATCGGCGCCGGCAAGGCGGACATCGCCTTCACCATGTCGGACAGCGCCTGGGAGGGGTTCAACGGCACCGGGAAATTCCCGGGGAAGGTTCCCCTGCGGGCCATCGTCGTCCTCTACGCCAACAAGACCCAGGTCGTGACCGTCCAGGGCAGAGGCATCGAGAAGATGAGCGACCTGAAGGGGAAGAGGATCTCGACCGGCGCGCCCGGAAGCGGGACGGAACTCATCGCGCTTCGCCTCCTCGAGGCGTACGGCCTCAACCCCGAGAAGGACGTCAAGCGGGAGAAGCTGAGCGTGGCGGAATCGGTGGGCGCGATCAAGGACAACAAGATCGACGCCTTCATCTGGTCGGGCGGCCTTCCCACGGCGGCGGTGGTCGACCTGGGCGCCACCCCGGGCCAGAAGATCAAGCTCCTGGACCATTCCGACGCGATCCCCGCCATGGTGAAGAAATACGGGCCCATGTACATCAAGGACAGGATCCCCGCGAAAACGTATCCCGGCCAGGACAAGGAAGTGAGCATCCTCTCGGTCTGGAACATCCTGGCGGTGAACGAGAAGTTGGACGACAAGCTGGCCTACAGGATCACGAAGACGATCTTCGAGAAGAAGCCGGAGCTCGTGGCCGTGCACAAGGAAGCCCAGCACATCTCGCTCGAGAGCCAGCTCCAGGGGGGATCGCCCATCCCGTTCCATCCCGGCGCCCTGAAATATTTCGCCGAGATGGGCGTGAAGAAGCACTGA
- a CDS encoding DUF1850 domain-containing protein has product MRRTRGLSLLLLAAAGGALLLRPTTVLEFGNDGRGIVAMYPVKTGDAFSITYHHSIYRRPVVEEFSVGPGGELVLTGVRSESGAVLEYFGFSDSRPFHAMNRPMRTIVFRVAMEEAQTLTLGGRRIPFLALGDPGDRITLRVAEVSPAIRGIRWAAGKLRRT; this is encoded by the coding sequence GTGCGCCGGACGCGAGGCCTGTCCCTCCTGCTGCTGGCCGCCGCGGGAGGGGCTCTCCTCCTGCGGCCGACGACCGTGCTCGAATTCGGGAACGACGGTCGGGGGATCGTGGCGATGTACCCCGTGAAGACGGGGGATGCGTTCTCCATCACGTACCACCACTCCATCTACCGCCGGCCGGTGGTCGAGGAGTTCTCGGTGGGCCCGGGCGGGGAGCTGGTCCTGACCGGCGTCCGCAGCGAAAGCGGGGCGGTGCTGGAGTATTTCGGATTCAGCGACTCCCGGCCGTTCCACGCCATGAATCGCCCGATGCGGACGATCGTGTTCCGTGTGGCCATGGAAGAGGCGCAGACGCTGACCTTGGGCGGCCGGCGGATCCCGTTCCTAGCCCTGGGCGATCCCGGCGACCGGATCACGCTCCGCGTGGCGGAGGTCTCCCCGGCGATCCGCGGAATCCGGTGGGCCGCGGGAAAATTGCGGCGGACGTGA
- a CDS encoding dihydrodipicolinate synthase family protein, which produces MPPQGNFEGVYPILATPFDDEENVDLESFGRLVRFMADIGVDGVTILGVLGESGRMVDAERERLIRTAVAAAGGRIPVIVGTSHKGSAATGTLSRMAESLGAAAVMVTPSREPVPNEDRVFEYFRRSVGGISIPVVVQDHPASTEVHMSVELLLRIVREIPGVACIKEEAPPTPTRIAALVRGMTSRKVPILTGLGALYGMFDLECGSSGFMTGFAFPEVLIAIVKSVRENRMDDAWALYRRFLPLIVFEQQPGVAVRKEILRMRGLIAGGRVRHPGAALSPDAAKQLRAVLDRTLPGEDLARPLAL; this is translated from the coding sequence ATGCCGCCACAGGGGAATTTCGAGGGGGTTTATCCGATTCTCGCGACACCGTTCGACGACGAAGAGAACGTCGACCTGGAATCGTTCGGCCGCCTGGTCCGTTTCATGGCGGACATCGGGGTCGATGGCGTGACGATCCTCGGCGTCCTCGGCGAATCCGGACGGATGGTCGATGCCGAACGGGAACGGCTGATCCGGACCGCGGTGGCCGCCGCCGGGGGGCGCATCCCGGTGATCGTCGGGACCAGCCACAAGGGGTCCGCCGCGACGGGAACGCTCAGTCGGATGGCGGAGTCGCTCGGGGCGGCAGCCGTGATGGTGACGCCGTCGAGGGAGCCGGTTCCGAACGAGGATCGCGTCTTCGAATATTTCCGGCGGTCGGTCGGGGGGATTTCCATCCCGGTCGTCGTCCAGGACCACCCCGCCTCCACCGAAGTCCACATGTCGGTCGAGCTGCTGCTCCGGATCGTCCGGGAGATCCCGGGGGTCGCGTGCATCAAGGAGGAGGCGCCTCCCACGCCGACGAGAATCGCCGCGCTGGTCCGCGGTATGACGAGCCGCAAGGTGCCCATCCTGACGGGACTGGGGGCGCTCTACGGAATGTTCGACCTCGAATGCGGAAGCTCCGGCTTCATGACCGGGTTCGCCTTCCCCGAAGTCCTGATCGCCATCGTGAAGTCGGTCCGGGAGAACCGGATGGACGACGCGTGGGCGCTCTACCGGCGATTTCTTCCGCTGATCGTGTTCGAGCAGCAGCCGGGGGTGGCCGTCCGGAAGGAGATCCTCCGGATGCGGGGGCTGATTGCGGGCGGGCGGGTGCGGCACCCCGGCGCCGCTCTCTCCCCCGACGCGGCGAAACAGCTCCGGGCGGTCCTGGACCGGACCCTTCCGGGCGAGGATCTCGCCCGGCCGCTTGCGCTTTGA